The DNA window CCATAAGCCACGACAACCATCTTTGTTAAGTAACTGCGAAGGATTGAGTTTCGATTTTTGAAAACAGATGAAAAGTCTCTAAGGCGATTTTTCTGTTTGCATTGTGAGCAAAGTTTTTGTGCTTATTTCGGTGGCAGTGCTAAGTTTCGGTACCAAGGCAAAGAGAACGATAGAGAGAGATTTAAGTTTTTGAAGTTTAAAATGCGGTGGCTTATAAAAAAGATTGTTGCTAAATGACCAAGTTTTATCATTTTAGATATATATTTACTTTGATACTCTTATTCTTTATTATGCTATGTGTCGTTTAGATAGGTTAGACACTTGTCGAATAAAGAATTATTTACTgttctctttttatatatataataaaggagattgatttttgttagatttaaatcaatttgattaaatttaattatcaaaaatagTTAGCTGTTTATTAagatttggaaaaaaaaacttttaatatttatctaaTAGAATGAATGCGATTAAAAAGTTATTGCCTAATTGGTACTTATTTTTATCTCGTAAATTAATTTGGTTGAGTGAAAAGTTAAGTGGCAGCCCATTCTTTGTTGTCCTGTTTAAGAAACAGAAACAGCACAATTATTGCCTAGTTCTACCGAAGGGAGGGGATCAACCATGTCATGGCTATCATCAATCACGAACTCACTCAGACtcgacgacgacgacgacgacgtCGATGATCAACAACCACAACAGCAAAACCACAATAAACACACTCCCAATCCGGAAACCGCCACCGTTGACCCCAAATCCCCAACCAAACCAGAACCCGACTCACAATCCGAACCATCCACTCCCACTGCTCGGGGCGTCAAAGAAGACCTCTCCGAGCTCAAACAAACCATCTCGCGCCGATTATGGGGCGTCGCTTCTTTCCTCGCCCCTCCCTCCGATCCCGAACCAAAATCCGAACCTCAGATCTCGGATCCCGAACGTGCTACCGATGAGGACCTAATTGCAGGAATCCGAAGCGATTTCGCCGAGATAAGTGGAAGGTTCAGGAGCGGAATCTCTAAGCTCTCTGAAAACAAGGCCGTGTCTGAGATTACCAAAATAGCCTCCAATTTTCTCCAGCTTGGTTCTGAAGAGGAGCGCTCTCTCAGCGACTACAATCTAAACGGCGTCGTTGGATTTAATGAAGACGTAGTTTCATTCGCCAGGAGCATAGCCATGCACCCCGAGACTTGGCTCGATTTCCCTCTTCCCGATGATCCTGAATCTGATGGTATTTTTCCccctttttataattttataatttttattttcagtctCAACTTTTCGATTCGAGTAAGATTTAAGTGTGTGATTTCAATTCCATGTGTAGTGGTGTACATGGTTAGGGTTACGTATTGGGATCAGGTTTTAAACTGTTTTTAGTGGTTGTATTTTACATTGTGGTTGCtttaaattgtgaaaatgaaTTAGGGTTGCAATTGTTTTGCAATGCAGTGTAGACGGCAACTTAGAATCATGATTGGAATCTATGCAATGTCACTAATTTGCGAGAAGTGCTATATAGTTCATAATATTTAGGTATTGTTTGTGTACGAAACACACAGAATGAGTACACAAGACATCGATACTAAATTATGATATTTTTGCGCATTGTTCAGCAAATCATGATTGGAATCTATGTTAGATTTGTACACAACTCTGGtacaaaatcaaatgaaaatttgaaTGTTTTCAAGTGATTTACTCGggctaattttaattttgttctctCAGGTTCCTAGTTTGTAGTGAGAGAGACAGCTTCTGTGTCTTAACTCTTAAGAGGCTGCTTTATGATTTTCCCTAATATTATTTCTTTGTCTTTGACCTTTTactaatttatgttttttattttgtttaatagaTTTTGAGTTATCGGATTTCCAACAAGAACATGCTCTGGCTGTTGAACGGTTGGCACCAAGGTTAGCTGCTCTAAGAATGGAACTTTGTCCTGGATACATGAGCGATGGTTGCTTTTGGAAGATATACTTTGTACTCCTGCACCCTAGACTCGACAAAAATGATGCTGTCATTTTATCAACCCCACCAGTGAGTGAAAATTTGCTTGCAATtggttttctttctctttcattttttctttctatattttctttggAATTTCCACAGCCTAGTAAGTACAGCTGTACAGATGCATTGTCTCATAGCCTCGTTCTTGAATGTGTAAAAAGTAtcaattctattaattttatttttttagtctttGGCTCTTGGCATATGAATCTCTGGAATTGTAGCATCAACTTGTGTCACTACTCACTATGCTAATCTGATCTAATTGCACGAAATGCTGTTATATCAAATGTGATTTTCCTTCACCAAATTTTTACACAGGTCTGAAAAATGTTGgaattgaacaattttattatattttattttatttttaggcaAGGTGTAATTGAACAATTCTTTATGCTTGTGACATTTGACTTTCAACTAGTTGCTTTTGGCGTCAATAGATAATCTTCTAACCTGCATTGTCACCATTTTATTCTACCTGCAGATAATGGAAGCCAGAGCAATGTTAACTGAGGTGTTagacaaaaggaaaaagaaaaagcaagagcAAAACTTATCTGCCGGCAGCAGTGTTCCATCAGAAGAGGCTGAACACTTTCTTTTTGTGCCAACCAGTGCTCAACAGGAATCCAATCCTCAGCACATGTCTGTTGTTCAAGCAGCCCCATCTGCAGTTATGTTTGATGTCGAGATGGATAAACATGTCCAAATTAGCAATGTTCCCACAGAAAAGGCAGAACATGGTCTGTCTGTGCCAACCAGTTTTCAACAGGAATCACATCCTCTGCAAACATCTGTTGTTGAAGCAGCCCCATCTGTTGTGCTTGATGCCAAGATGGATAAACATCCTCCTGCCCAGAATAGCACTGTTCAGTTCAAAGAAACCAAAACGCACCTGCCAGTGCATACCAGCGTTCAACAAGAATCCCAACCTCTGCAGACATCTGTTGTTGAAGCAGCCCCATCTGCGGTTGTTTCTGATGTCAAGATGGATAATCCTGTCCAAAGCACTCAAGTTCAGGATACCAAGAAATCTATGGTTAAAGAAGCTCCAGTGAAACCCTCTATAGACCAATCATCATCTAGTTCTGTAAATAAAATTTCTGATGAGTTGGATGAGGATGATGATTGGTTGAAAGAGGATGATACTCCTGAAATGGCTGGTCTCACTGGAACTTCAAACCCTGCTGCAAATGACGATGATGTCTCATTTAGTGACCTTGAGGAGGATGATGTTTAAGGTTACGTTCCCATGAGTTATAAACAAACTTGCATCAAATTCTGATTCTTTAACAAAGGCACTGGAGACTGGATTCATTTAAGTGGTTCACTCAACTCCGAtaagtatatataaattatgaaGAATGCTGCTGGAAACGAATGTTCCGAGGATGCTGGAGCTCTAAAATCATGAGAACAAGGATCCTAGTGAGTGGCTTAATGTTGATGGCATTCATGTGACATAATTTGATTCTCTTCTATTTTGTGAATATCTGCATATATTTAGTCTCTACAATTCTGTGATCAGCCTCTCGAAAGCTTATTTGTGTAAATAAAAGCTACTTTCCACCGGCCATTGTTCTATGTGtggttattagtttattactgCACTTTACACATATAACTCCTTTGCATTGATATTGGAAGACGAAGTTATTTGAGGTTATAAAATGCCttcaacttttatttattttttcgagAGTGAATAAGCCAATATGTACTAAAATAAAGTATTGTtgatgttgtaaaataaataaggaagagaaataaatataaaatagagaaatataaatatgctcttattttattataatataagtAGTTTATCTATTTgctaatattataaatattgtagTTTAAAACTACGGAAAgataaaaaagagagaatttATTAGCACTGTATAAAGTGAAGAATATTATAGTAAAAGAGAGAAGGAAATGTTTTATTGGTGTTGTGTAATATTTTTCACATTGTTTCTCTATTTATATGCGTGTGAAGTTTGTTTTTCAACTTCATTCagtattgaaaataaaaatcaaccACCCATATTAATGGGCATTCAATTTgatcttatcacaacactctcCCTTGGATGTCCATTTAGGATGGTCTCATTAataccttactaaagaaaaattc is part of the Arachis duranensis cultivar V14167 chromosome 1, aradu.V14167.gnm2.J7QH, whole genome shotgun sequence genome and encodes:
- the LOC107482073 gene encoding uncharacterized protein LOC107482073 — encoded protein: MSWLSSITNSLRLDDDDDDVDDQQPQQQNHNKHTPNPETATVDPKSPTKPEPDSQSEPSTPTARGVKEDLSELKQTISRRLWGVASFLAPPSDPEPKSEPQISDPERATDEDLIAGIRSDFAEISGRFRSGISKLSENKAVSEITKIASNFLQLGSEEERSLSDYNLNGVVGFNEDVVSFARSIAMHPETWLDFPLPDDPESDDFELSDFQQEHALAVERLAPRLAALRMELCPGYMSDGCFWKIYFVLLHPRLDKNDAVILSTPPIMEARAMLTEVLDKRKKKKQEQNLSAGSSVPSEEAEHFLFVPTSAQQESNPQHMSVVQAAPSAVMFDVEMDKHVQISNVPTEKAEHGLSVPTSFQQESHPLQTSVVEAAPSVVLDAKMDKHPPAQNSTVQFKETKTHLPVHTSVQQESQPLQTSVVEAAPSAVVSDVKMDNPVQSTQVQDTKKSMVKEAPVKPSIDQSSSSSVNKISDELDEDDDWLKEDDTPEMAGLTGTSNPAANDDDVSFSDLEEDDV